In the Candidatus Omnitrophota bacterium genome, one interval contains:
- a CDS encoding TIGR00282 family metallophosphoesterase — MNILFIGDIVGNPGREAVKSLLPKIKQREKIDFTVGNSENAAGGAGITPDIAQDLLGMGVDVLTNGDHIWDRKEILEEIDKEQRILRPSNYGDGAPGSGSIVMHSKTGAKVGVICLVGRVFMQAVECPFKAAVKEIEKVKKETPVIVIDMHAEATSEKIALAYYLDGLSTAICGTHTHIQTADERIFPKGLAYITDVGMTGPFDSVLGRKPEQIIRRFITGLPTRFEMADSDIQLQGAVINCDDKTGKAVSIKRIQEKLS, encoded by the coding sequence ATGAACATACTGTTTATAGGCGATATAGTCGGAAACCCCGGCCGCGAGGCCGTGAAATCGCTCCTCCCGAAGATAAAACAGAGGGAGAAGATAGATTTCACCGTCGGTAATTCCGAGAATGCGGCCGGAGGCGCCGGCATCACGCCCGACATAGCGCAAGACCTCCTGGGCATGGGAGTAGATGTCCTGACGAACGGCGACCATATCTGGGACAGGAAAGAGATCCTCGAGGAGATAGACAAGGAGCAGAGGATATTGCGCCCCTCGAATTACGGGGACGGCGCGCCCGGGAGCGGTTCGATAGTGATGCATTCGAAGACCGGCGCGAAGGTCGGCGTCATCTGCCTCGTCGGCCGCGTATTCATGCAGGCGGTCGAATGCCCGTTCAAGGCGGCGGTAAAAGAGATAGAGAAAGTAAAGAAGGAGACCCCGGTCATCGTCATCGATATGCATGCCGAGGCGACATCCGAAAAGATAGCGCTCGCGTATTATCTCGACGGGCTCTCGACCGCGATATGCGGGACGCATACGCACATCCAGACCGCGGACGAAAGGATATTCCCGAAAGGGCTGGCATATATCACCGATGTCGGGATGACAGGCCCGTTCGATTCCGTCCTGGGACGCAAGCCCGAGCAGATAATAAGGCGGTTCATAACAGGCCTCCCGACGAGATTCGAGATGGCCGATTCGGATATCCAACTCCAGGGAGCAGTCATAAACTGCGACGACAAGACCGGAAAGGCAGTTTCCATAAAAAGGATCCAGGAGAAGCTTTCCTAA
- the xseA gene encoding exodeoxyribonuclease VII large subunit, with translation MSPNAQTNAGRLVYSVTQITREIKVVLEDAFPQVWVEGEVSNFKLHSSGHMYFALKDPESVLNCAFFRGSNQGIKFQIKDGLKILCFGRVGFYNKSGQTQLYVERVEPKGVGELQLAFEQLKERLQKEGLFDEAHKRPVPMLPSKIGIVTSPTGAAIRDILHILKRRFNDIEVLIYPVKVQGEGAAEDISGAIKEMNRIKDIDVLILARGGGSLEDLWAFNEEAVARAIYNSGIPVISAVGHEIDYTIADFVADLRAPTPSAAAELVIANKEDLSGKLDSLIRILRKYPIEAIERYGQEIDDLCRRMDSHAAHAIEMGAEKVNSLIGMLDALSPLAILKRGYSITLMMPEGGVPPQRGRLLRSVKGVKAGDIIETRLAVGRMTSEVKEISKEETR, from the coding sequence ATGTCCCCGAACGCGCAGACCAACGCAGGCAGGCTTGTCTATTCGGTAACCCAGATCACGAGGGAGATAAAGGTCGTCCTCGAGGACGCGTTCCCGCAGGTCTGGGTGGAAGGCGAAGTGTCTAATTTCAAGCTCCACTCATCCGGACATATGTATTTCGCGCTTAAAGACCCGGAGTCGGTCCTGAATTGCGCGTTCTTCAGGGGTTCTAACCAGGGTATAAAATTCCAGATAAAAGACGGCCTGAAGATCCTGTGTTTCGGCAGGGTCGGTTTCTATAATAAGTCGGGCCAGACGCAGCTCTATGTGGAAAGGGTCGAGCCGAAGGGGGTCGGCGAACTCCAACTCGCATTCGAACAGCTGAAGGAGAGGCTCCAGAAGGAAGGGCTTTTCGACGAGGCGCACAAAAGGCCGGTCCCGATGCTCCCTTCAAAGATCGGTATAGTCACGTCGCCGACAGGCGCCGCGATACGGGACATATTGCACATATTGAAGCGCCGTTTTAACGATATAGAGGTCCTGATCTACCCGGTCAAAGTGCAGGGGGAAGGCGCGGCCGAAGATATCTCCGGGGCTATAAAGGAGATGAACCGCATTAAAGATATCGACGTTCTGATACTCGCCAGGGGCGGCGGCAGCCTCGAGGACCTGTGGGCCTTTAACGAAGAGGCGGTCGCGCGGGCGATATACAACTCCGGCATCCCGGTCATATCGGCAGTCGGCCACGAGATAGATTATACGATAGCGGATTTTGTCGCGGACCTCCGCGCGCCTACGCCCTCGGCGGCGGCGGAACTTGTCATAGCCAATAAAGAGGACCTGTCCGGTAAACTCGATTCCTTGATAAGGATCCTGCGTAAATATCCTATCGAGGCGATAGAAAGATACGGCCAGGAGATAGACGACTTGTGCAGGAGGATGGACAGCCATGCCGCCCACGCCATCGAAATGGGGGCCGAGAAAGTAAATTCCCTGATCGGGATGCTGGACGCGCTCTCCCCGCTGGCGATATTGAAACGCGGATACAGTATAACGCTGATGATGCCGGAGGGAGGAGTCCCGCCTCAGCGGGGCAGGTTATTAAGGAGCGTGAAAGGCGTCAAAGCCGGTGATATAATAGAGACGAGGCTGGCCGTGGGCCGGATGACCAGCGAAGTGAAAGAGATCTCAAAGGAGGAGACCAGATGA
- the dxs gene encoding 1-deoxy-D-xylulose-5-phosphate synthase encodes MFKILNSMNSPQDLKILSREERELLAKEIREFLVDTVSKTGGHLAPSLGAVEIAIALHYCLNTPYDKIVWDVGHQSYAHKILTGRRDKFKTIRQLGGLSGFPNINESEYDAFTVGHGSTSISSALGLAKARDIAGESYKVAAVIGDGSLVGGMAFEALNHAGHANTNLLIILNDNEMSISPSVGALSKYLNKILMNPTYNKIHKDLEGLVKRVPWYGFRAYRAAKRLEESVKSLLIPGMLFEELGLRYIGPIDGNNLEELIKTIDSALRLDGPILIHALTKKGKGYVHAEKHPERFHGTAPFNVETGDLREAESDSAVSFTEAFSDAIMDIAKDNPKVAAVTAAMSDGTGLDEFQKAYPDRFFDVGMAEQHAVTFAAGLAKGGLIPVVAIYSTFLQRSYDQIVHDVCLQNFHVVLCLDRAGIVGEDGPTHHGLFDIPYLRHIPNMTIMAPKDQSELKAMLKFAVDECKGPVAIRYPRGKVVSPPVLEKTAPVSYGKAEVMSKEGELAILAVGSMVWPAAAAAGLLFNEGIKSSLVNMRFIKPLDEELLKDLASRTNMFVVIEEGVLDGGFGSAVMEFFERERIIGISVKRIGFPGKFIEHGKKTELLKNYGLDAQGIANEIKKVCAKGKVPGEARGKCAR; translated from the coding sequence ATGTTCAAAATCCTTAATTCCATGAATTCTCCGCAGGACCTGAAGATCCTGTCCAGGGAGGAGCGCGAGCTCCTGGCTAAAGAGATCAGGGAGTTCCTGGTCGATACGGTCTCGAAGACCGGCGGCCATCTTGCCCCGAGCCTCGGCGCGGTAGAGATAGCTATCGCCCTCCACTATTGTTTAAATACGCCATACGATAAGATAGTCTGGGACGTCGGCCATCAGTCCTATGCCCATAAGATACTTACCGGCAGGCGGGATAAATTCAAGACGATCCGCCAACTGGGCGGGCTTAGCGGTTTTCCGAATATAAACGAAAGTGAATACGACGCCTTTACTGTTGGGCACGGTTCCACATCTATTTCGTCAGCGCTGGGATTGGCGAAGGCGAGGGATATAGCGGGCGAGTCCTATAAGGTGGCGGCTGTCATAGGCGACGGTTCGCTGGTCGGCGGGATGGCGTTCGAGGCGCTAAACCATGCCGGGCACGCGAACACCAACTTGCTGATAATCTTAAACGACAACGAAATGTCCATCTCCCCGTCGGTCGGAGCGTTATCAAAATACCTTAATAAGATACTGATGAATCCGACATACAATAAGATCCACAAGGACCTCGAAGGGCTCGTCAAGAGGGTCCCCTGGTACGGCTTCAGGGCCTACCGGGCGGCTAAAAGGCTCGAAGAGAGCGTAAAGAGCCTGCTTATACCGGGAATGTTGTTCGAGGAGCTGGGATTGAGGTATATAGGCCCGATCGACGGGAACAACCTCGAGGAACTGATAAAGACTATCGACAGCGCCTTAAGGCTGGACGGCCCGATATTGATACACGCTCTTACGAAAAAAGGGAAAGGGTATGTCCACGCGGAGAAACATCCCGAGAGATTCCACGGCACGGCGCCCTTTAATGTTGAAACGGGAGACCTGAGGGAAGCGGAGTCGGACTCAGCCGTCTCTTTCACCGAGGCTTTCTCCGACGCCATAATGGATATCGCTAAGGACAACCCGAAGGTGGCCGCTGTGACAGCCGCAATGTCGGACGGCACAGGGCTCGACGAATTCCAGAAGGCGTATCCCGACAGGTTTTTTGATGTCGGTATGGCCGAACAGCATGCGGTGACGTTCGCGGCCGGGCTGGCGAAGGGCGGGCTTATCCCGGTCGTCGCCATATATTCCACCTTCCTCCAGAGGTCTTACGACCAGATAGTGCACGACGTATGCCTGCAGAATTTCCATGTGGTCCTTTGCCTCGACCGCGCGGGTATCGTCGGGGAGGACGGCCCGACGCACCATGGCCTTTTTGATATACCTTACCTCAGGCACATACCTAACATGACCATAATGGCGCCGAAAGACCAGTCCGAACTTAAGGCGATGCTCAAGTTCGCCGTGGACGAATGCAAGGGCCCTGTAGCGATAAGGTATCCCCGCGGAAAGGTCGTATCGCCTCCTGTCCTCGAAAAGACCGCGCCGGTCTCATACGGGAAGGCGGAGGTGATGTCGAAGGAGGGCGAGCTCGCGATACTTGCCGTCGGTTCCATGGTCTGGCCGGCCGCCGCCGCTGCGGGATTATTGTTCAATGAGGGAATAAAGAGTTCGCTGGTAAATATGAGGTTCATAAAGCCGCTCGACGAAGAATTGCTTAAGGACCTGGCATCGCGCACGAATATGTTCGTGGTCATCGAGGAGGGCGTCCTCGATGGCGGTTTCGGCAGCGCGGTAATGGAATTTTTTGAGCGCGAGAGGATCATCGGCATATCCGTGAAGAGGATAGGGTTTCCCGGCAAGTTCATCGAACACGGGAAAAAAACAGAACTCCTCAAGAATTACGGGCTGGACGCCCAAGGGATAGCGAACGAGATAAAAAAGGTGTGCGCGAAAGGCAAGGTCCCTGGCGAAGCCAGGGGAAAGTGCGCGAGGTAA
- a CDS encoding 2-oxoacid:acceptor oxidoreductase family protein — MKEEIIFAGFGGQGIMVMGKVLAWAAMREGLKVTWMPSYGAEVRGGTAHSMVVISDEMVPSPVVTNPTACVVMNRPSMDRYEDSLTKSGTLIVNSTLIDRQAARKDIYVLEVPVTKLAKELGNTRCANMIALGALNAKLKIVSMRALVDALKEVIPPDKHGLIPINEEALKEGAKLVSRQ; from the coding sequence ATGAAAGAAGAGATAATATTCGCGGGTTTCGGCGGGCAGGGGATAATGGTGATGGGCAAGGTCCTGGCCTGGGCTGCGATGCGCGAAGGATTAAAGGTGACGTGGATGCCTTCTTACGGCGCCGAGGTTCGCGGCGGCACGGCGCATTCGATGGTCGTGATATCGGACGAGATGGTCCCTTCGCCGGTCGTGACGAACCCGACGGCGTGCGTCGTGATGAACAGGCCGTCGATGGACAGATACGAGGATTCTCTCACGAAATCAGGCACTTTAATAGTCAATTCCACGCTGATTGACAGGCAGGCAGCGAGGAAAGATATATACGTCCTGGAGGTACCCGTAACCAAGCTGGCCAAGGAGCTGGGCAATACGCGCTGCGCGAACATGATAGCGCTAGGCGCGCTGAACGCTAAATTGAAGATAGTATCGATGAGGGCATTGGTCGACGCTTTAAAGGAAGTGATCCCTCCGGATAAGCACGGCCTTATTCCGATAAATGAAGAAGCGCTGAAGGAAGGCGCTAAACTGGTCTCAAGGCAATAG
- the xseB gene encoding exodeoxyribonuclease VII small subunit: MTAEMKFEDALKKLEKAVSDLESGELSLDDSLKKYEEGVKLAQFCSKKLDTARRKVEILVKTSGGKLETKPFNEKALEE; encoded by the coding sequence ATGACCGCCGAGATGAAATTTGAGGATGCCCTGAAAAAACTGGAGAAGGCTGTATCCGACCTCGAGTCCGGCGAGTTATCGCTGGATGATTCGCTCAAGAAATACGAGGAGGGCGTGAAACTGGCGCAGTTCTGCTCAAAGAAACTGGATACAGCGCGAAGGAAAGTAGAGATACTCGTCAAGACGAGCGGCGGAAAGCTGGAAACGAAACCGTTCAATGAAAAAGCGCTCGAGGAATAA
- a CDS encoding polyprenyl synthetase family protein — MKITGYFKARRKLVDAALDSCLPAENEYPKEIHRAIRYSVFSGGKRVRPILTLASCEACGGNIKGAMAAACAAEMVHTYSLIHDDLPAMDDDDFRRGKPTCHKKFGEGIAVLAGDALLTYAFELLSEGKDPAVNNRIMKTLAGAAGSNGMIGGQVVDIQNQSDPDLPTLTYINAHKTGALIAASCMIGAISAKAPKKKFDALKRYGEYIGFTFQVVDDILDKEGFALALGVDGAKKEAARLIAKARRELEIFGRKAKPLDDLAGFILNRKK, encoded by the coding sequence TTGAAGATCACAGGATACTTTAAGGCTCGGCGAAAGCTGGTCGATGCGGCGCTGGATTCCTGCCTCCCGGCCGAGAACGAATATCCCAAAGAGATCCACAGGGCGATAAGGTACTCCGTCTTTAGCGGGGGCAAGAGGGTAAGGCCCATACTTACGCTGGCCTCTTGCGAGGCGTGCGGCGGGAACATAAAGGGGGCCATGGCCGCAGCCTGCGCCGCGGAGATGGTCCATACCTATTCGTTGATACACGACGACCTCCCGGCGATGGACGATGATGATTTCAGGAGGGGAAAACCCACCTGCCACAAAAAATTCGGCGAGGGGATCGCGGTATTGGCCGGCGACGCGCTTTTGACTTATGCTTTTGAGCTTTTGAGCGAGGGGAAGGACCCTGCAGTAAATAACCGGATAATGAAGACGCTGGCCGGGGCGGCAGGCTCCAACGGCATGATCGGCGGACAGGTCGTGGATATCCAGAACCAGTCCGACCCCGATCTGCCCACGCTTACCTATATTAATGCCCACAAGACCGGAGCCCTGATCGCGGCCTCCTGCATGATAGGCGCGATATCCGCCAAGGCGCCGAAGAAGAAATTTGACGCCCTCAAGAGATACGGCGAATATATCGGCTTTACGTTCCAAGTTGTAGATGATATATTAGATAAGGAAGGTTTTGCCCTGGCGCTGGGCGTCGACGGCGCGAAAAAAGAAGCGGCGCGGCTTATCGCGAAGGCCCGCAGGGAACTGGAGATCTTCGGGAGAAAGGCCAAGCCGTTAGATGACCTGGCCGGTTTCATTTTAAACCGCAAGAAATAA
- the gltX gene encoding glutamate--tRNA ligase yields MVKVRFAPSPTGFLHIGSARTALFNWLFARHMKGTFVFRVEDTDRERSKDEFLQEIISSLEWMGMNWDEGPFYQTKRLDVYREYAKRLLKEGKAYEAEGTLGGEKAVILTMPKVTMTMDDIVHGPVSFDMNLQKDLVLMKSDGFPAYNFACVIDDHDMKITHVIRGDDHISNTPKQLAAYQALGIEPPKFAHIPLILGTDRSRMSKRHGATSISEYKEMGFLPDALVNYISLLGWAPTGDREVMPIDEIIKEFSLERVGKTGAVFDIDKLIWMNGEYIRAKKTEDLVPFVAPRLREKGVIGDDYDKVRLKEAVELFHPRAKTIAELADSTAPFFTDDVVYDETAVASVLAKEGVKAKLEAVIAKFGPLKAFDPQALEACVRDLASESGVKAADLIHPVRVAVTGRKVGASLFETLSLIGKEKTLARLKAGLAKALSVVMAAGLLMTCRDLRAEKIYYKDGTKVTEQVIGRDKRSVWIKDPSGNIAVNPDRIQKILNDDGSVSKYDYGTILRTIEEKVRAGNYNEAADLCDLLVQSFPKSNEVHYLRAVLNQKAGRFSKTAEDYKFIIDSKYSDAKVFNNLGAIYAADKDNRSAMEMFKKAAEMNGDMPEVHYNLAFLFLQEKDYDKAIDEYNKVIAKEPDNTTALYNLGVACAFKGDFAGARERFEKVIAIDKGDESATKALKALLRKNK; encoded by the coding sequence ATGGTAAAGGTAAGGTTCGCCCCGTCTCCGACGGGTTTTCTCCACATAGGAAGCGCGCGGACCGCGCTCTTCAACTGGCTCTTTGCCAGGCACATGAAAGGCACTTTTGTCTTCAGGGTGGAGGACACCGACAGGGAGCGCTCGAAAGACGAATTCCTTCAGGAAATAATATCTTCGCTCGAATGGATGGGGATGAATTGGGACGAGGGGCCGTTTTACCAGACGAAACGGCTCGATGTCTACCGCGAATACGCCAAAAGGCTGCTTAAAGAAGGAAAGGCGTATGAGGCGGAAGGGACGCTTGGCGGCGAGAAAGCGGTGATCCTTACCATGCCAAAAGTGACGATGACGATGGATGACATCGTCCACGGCCCGGTCTCCTTCGATATGAACCTGCAGAAAGACCTCGTACTCATGAAGTCGGACGGATTTCCCGCCTATAATTTCGCGTGCGTCATCGACGATCATGACATGAAGATCACCCATGTGATACGCGGCGACGACCATATATCGAATACGCCGAAACAGCTGGCGGCCTACCAGGCTCTCGGTATCGAGCCGCCGAAATTCGCGCATATACCCCTTATACTGGGGACGGACCGTTCGCGGATGTCAAAACGCCACGGCGCGACTTCTATCTCGGAATACAAAGAGATGGGTTTCCTTCCCGACGCCCTCGTCAATTACATCTCCCTTTTAGGCTGGGCGCCGACAGGCGACCGCGAGGTGATGCCGATCGACGAGATAATAAAGGAATTTTCCCTCGAGAGGGTCGGGAAGACCGGCGCCGTATTCGATATAGACAAACTGATCTGGATGAACGGCGAATATATCAGGGCAAAAAAGACGGAGGACCTGGTCCCATTCGTCGCGCCGAGGCTTAGAGAGAAAGGCGTAATAGGAGACGACTACGATAAGGTGCGGCTCAAGGAGGCGGTGGAGCTTTTTCATCCCCGCGCGAAGACGATCGCCGAACTAGCCGATTCGACCGCTCCGTTTTTCACAGACGACGTGGTTTACGACGAAACCGCGGTCGCTTCTGTACTCGCCAAGGAAGGGGTAAAGGCAAAACTGGAGGCTGTTATCGCGAAATTCGGGCCGCTCAAGGCGTTCGATCCGCAGGCGCTCGAGGCCTGCGTCAGGGACCTTGCCTCGGAGTCGGGCGTTAAGGCGGCGGATCTCATACATCCGGTCCGCGTAGCCGTCACTGGCCGGAAGGTTGGCGCGAGCCTCTTCGAGACCCTTTCCCTTATCGGAAAAGAAAAGACGTTGGCGCGCCTTAAAGCGGGCCTCGCGAAGGCCTTATCGGTCGTGATGGCGGCCGGGCTTTTGATGACATGCCGGGATCTGCGGGCGGAGAAGATATACTACAAAGACGGAACTAAGGTCACGGAACAGGTGATCGGCCGTGATAAGAGATCGGTCTGGATCAAAGACCCCTCGGGGAATATCGCCGTAAACCCGGATCGCATACAAAAGATCCTGAATGATGACGGGTCGGTCTCCAAGTATGATTACGGGACGATACTGAGGACGATAGAAGAGAAAGTGAGGGCCGGAAATTACAATGAGGCCGCGGACTTATGCGACCTTTTAGTGCAATCGTTCCCGAAGAGCAACGAGGTCCATTACCTTCGGGCGGTGCTTAACCAGAAGGCCGGAAGATTTTCCAAGACCGCAGAAGATTACAAATTCATAATCGACAGCAAGTATAGCGACGCCAAGGTCTTTAACAACCTCGGCGCGATATACGCCGCGGATAAAGACAACCGCAGCGCGATGGAGATGTTCAAGAAAGCCGCGGAGATGAACGGCGATATGCCAGAAGTCCATTATAACCTCGCCTTCCTGTTCCTGCAGGAGAAGGACTACGATAAAGCGATAGATGAATACAATAAAGTGATAGCCAAGGAGCCCGATAACACCACGGCCTTGTATAATCTCGGCGTAGCCTGCGCGTTTAAGGGGGATTTTGCCGGGGCGAGGGAGCGGTTCGAAAAAGTCATCGCGATAGACAAAGGCGACGAAAGCGCGACGAAAGCGCTTAAGGCGCTTTTGAGAAAAAATAAGTAG
- a CDS encoding 3-methyl-2-oxobutanoate dehydrogenase subunit VorB: MAKIMMCGNEVIGEAAVHAGCTFYAGYPITPQNELTQYMASRMTESGGTFIQAESELAAINSVFGAAAAGARAMTSSSSPGISLKQEGISYLAACQLPAVIVNMMRGGPGLGNIAPSQADYFQATRGGGHGDYRTIVLAPSAVEEAWHLTHLAFDLADEYRNPVLILGDGILGQMMEPIEVVRKHLHGKIANHDMRHKPWALTGCKGRKPNVIRSLYLGEGELEELNRLLQMKYDRVKSKEVRFESLYTEDSDLVVVAYGTTSRIVRSAISKARQERLHVGMLRPVTLWPFPEAELQKLAKRAKAFLVVEMSAGQMVDDVKLSVLGKKPIHFYGRAGGGIPTEEAILDIIRDILRAKSRNKVRV, from the coding sequence ATGGCAAAGATAATGATGTGCGGCAATGAGGTCATAGGAGAGGCGGCCGTCCACGCCGGCTGCACTTTCTACGCCGGATACCCGATAACCCCGCAGAATGAGTTGACGCAGTATATGGCCTCGAGGATGACCGAATCCGGAGGGACATTCATCCAGGCCGAGTCCGAGCTGGCAGCGATAAACTCGGTATTCGGCGCGGCCGCGGCAGGCGCCCGCGCGATGACATCAAGCTCGAGCCCGGGCATAAGCCTTAAACAGGAAGGGATATCGTATCTCGCCGCGTGCCAGCTTCCCGCGGTCATAGTGAACATGATGCGCGGCGGCCCGGGGCTGGGAAATATTGCCCCGTCGCAGGCGGATTATTTCCAGGCGACGCGCGGCGGCGGCCACGGCGATTACAGGACGATAGTGCTGGCGCCGTCCGCAGTAGAAGAGGCGTGGCATCTTACGCATCTGGCGTTCGACCTGGCCGATGAATACAGGAACCCGGTCCTGATACTTGGCGACGGCATACTGGGCCAGATGATGGAGCCGATAGAGGTCGTCAGGAAACACCTCCACGGCAAGATAGCCAATCATGATATGCGCCACAAGCCGTGGGCGCTGACCGGATGCAAGGGCAGGAAGCCCAACGTCATCCGCTCCTTATATTTGGGCGAAGGCGAACTCGAGGAGCTCAACAGGCTACTCCAGATGAAATATGACAGGGTGAAATCCAAGGAAGTCCGTTTCGAGTCGCTATATACGGAGGATTCGGACCTGGTGGTAGTTGCATATGGCACTACCAGCAGGATAGTCCGCTCCGCGATATCGAAAGCCAGGCAGGAGAGGCTTCATGTCGGGATGCTCAGGCCGGTCACGCTATGGCCTTTCCCTGAAGCCGAGCTGCAAAAACTGGCGAAGAGGGCAAAGGCATTCCTCGTCGTAGAGATGAGCGCCGGACAGATGGTAGACGACGTAAAGCTTTCCGTGCTAGGAAAAAAACCGATACATTTTTACGGGAGGGCCGGAGGCGGCATACCTACGGAAGAAGCGATTCTCGATATCATCAGGGATATACTCAGGGCAAAGTCAAGGAACAAGGTGCGCGTATGA
- a CDS encoding 4Fe-4S dicluster domain-containing protein, whose translation MARITIDRDACKGCELCSINCPEKLIIMDDSLNVRGVHPAKFRGVGKCKGCKMCAMMCPDICIEVYK comes from the coding sequence ATGGCAAGGATAACCATAGACAGGGACGCTTGCAAGGGTTGTGAGCTGTGCTCGATAAACTGCCCGGAAAAACTTATAATCATGGACGACTCGCTTAACGTTCGCGGCGTCCATCCCGCGAAATTCCGCGGCGTGGGTAAATGCAAGGGCTGCAAAATGTGCGCCATGATGTGCCCGGATATATGCATAGAGGTATATAAATAA
- a CDS encoding thiamine pyrophosphate-dependent enzyme — protein MKKIFERPKSLRDVPTHYCAGCGHSLAHRLICEVIDELGIREDVIAVCPVGCAVIAYEYWDFDCSEAAHGRTPCVATGIKRIHPDKIVFSYQGDGDLAAIGTAEIIHTANRGENITVIFINNGVYGMTNGQMAPTTMIGQRTSTTPLGRDITRDGYPLKITELLAQLPGSRYVERVSVDTPANVIKAKAAIKKAFKNQIDKKGFSLVEVLSPCPTYWGLSPKDACMRISGEMTKEYPLGVIKDT, from the coding sequence ATGAAAAAGATATTTGAACGGCCCAAATCGTTAAGGGACGTGCCCACGCATTATTGCGCCGGCTGCGGCCACAGCCTTGCGCACAGGCTCATCTGCGAGGTCATCGACGAGCTCGGCATACGGGAGGATGTCATAGCGGTATGCCCGGTTGGGTGCGCCGTCATCGCCTACGAATACTGGGATTTCGACTGTTCCGAGGCCGCGCACGGGAGGACGCCATGCGTTGCTACAGGGATAAAACGCATCCACCCGGATAAGATAGTCTTCAGTTACCAGGGCGACGGGGACCTCGCGGCGATAGGCACCGCAGAGATAATACACACCGCGAACCGCGGAGAAAATATCACCGTGATATTCATAAATAACGGCGTCTACGGAATGACTAACGGGCAGATGGCCCCGACCACAATGATCGGGCAGAGGACATCGACCACGCCGCTCGGCCGCGATATAACGCGGGACGGGTATCCACTGAAGATCACCGAGCTTTTGGCGCAACTGCCCGGCTCGAGATATGTCGAGAGGGTATCGGTTGATACGCCGGCGAACGTCATCAAGGCAAAGGCCGCGATAAAAAAAGCGTTTAAGAACCAGATAGATAAAAAAGGTTTTTCCCTGGTAGAAGTATTGTCGCCATGCCCGACTTACTGGGGCCTTTCGCCTAAAGACGCATGTATGCGGATCTCCGGCGAGATGACAAAGGAATATCCTCTTGGCGTGATAAAGGACACATAA